The following coding sequences are from one Thamnophis elegans isolate rThaEle1 chromosome 5, rThaEle1.pri, whole genome shotgun sequence window:
- the UBE2C gene encoding ubiquitin-conjugating enzyme E2 C has translation MASQNDDPGAVARGPSKAAEPGGVAARGSVRSRLQQELMALMMSGDHGISAFPESDNLFKWIGTINGVAGTVYEDLRYKLSLEFPSGYPYNAPTVKFLTPCYHPNVDLQGNICLDILKDKWSALYDVRTILLSIQSLLGEPNVESPLNTEAAELWKNQAAYKRRLHESYQKHRKSQDT, from the exons ATGGCCTCGCAGAACGACGACCCCGGCGCCGTCGCCCGCGGACCCAGCAAGGCGGCCGAACCCGGCGGGGTCGCCGCCCGGGGCTCGGTCCGCAGCAG GCTGCAGCAGGAGCTGATGGCCCTCATG ATGTCCGGAGACCACGGCATCTCCGCCTTCCCGGAGTCGGACAATCTCTTCAAGTGGATCGGGACCATCAACGGCGTGGCTGGGACG GTCTATGAGGACCTGAGGTACAAGCTGTCCTTGGAGTTCCCCAGCGGCTACCCCTACAACGCCCCCACAGTCAAGTTCCTCACCCCTTGCTACCACCCCAACGTCGACCTCCAGGGCAACATCTGCTTGGACATCCTGAAGGACAAGTGGTCAGCTCTCTACGACGTCCGGACAATCCTGCTCTCCATCCAGAGCTTACTGGGAG AGCCAAACGTGGAGAGTCCCTTGAACACGGAGGCTGCCGAGCTCTGGAAGAACCAAGCAG CCTACAAAAGACGCCTGCACGAATCCTACCAAAAACACAGGAAGAGCCAGGATACTTGA
- the TNNC2 gene encoding troponin C, skeletal muscle, producing MVSMAPAGPPPRPPLTPLLALQTDQQAEARSYLSEEMIAEFKAAFDMFDADGGGDISTKELGTVMRMLGQTPTKEELDAIIEEVDEDGSGTIDFEEFLVMMVRQMKEDAKGKSEEELAECFRIFDRNADGFLDAEELVEIFQLSGESVTEEEIQELMRDGDKNNDGRIDFDEFLKMMEGVQ from the exons ATGGTAAGCATG GCCCCGGCTgggccccctccccgcccccccctcaCCCCTCTGCTTGCCTTGCAGACGGACCAGCAGGCGGAGGCCCGCTCCTACCTCAGCGAGGAGATGATTGCGG AGTTCAAGGCCGCCTTCGACATGTTCGATGCCGACGGGGGTGGCGACATCAGCACCAAGGAGTTGGGGACGGTCATGAGGATGTTGGGCCAGACGCCCACCAAGGAGGAGCTGGACGCCATCATAGAGGAGGTGGACGAGGATG GCAGCGGAACCATCGACTTTGAGGAGTTCCTGGTGATGATGGTGAGGCAGATGAAGGAAGACGCCAAGGGGAAGTCGGAGGAGGAGCTGGCTGAATGCTTCCGCATCTTTGACAG GAATGCCGATGGGTTCCTGGATGCTGAGGAGCTGGTGGAGATCTTCCAGCTCTCTGGGGAAAGTGTCACAGAGGAGGAGATCCAGGAGCTGATGAGGGATGGAGACAAAAACAACGATGGGCGGATCGATTTTGACG AGTTCCTGAAGATGATGGAGGGTGTGCAGTAA